The following coding sequences are from one Geodermatophilus normandii window:
- a CDS encoding alpha/beta hydrolase, protein MSTPARDLLTLVEPRLVGSLDGLPAWARDRANRLLLERALEDPSAAGHATAAVVAAELDREEAAGRPVQLWSFDADESLVAVVYGDLDTAEDVGVYVPGVGNDVGDLGDLGDDARAVADAARAAAPAASVATVAWLGYRPPGSVVAPTAWVEGRAAVGGAALAGDLAGLAATRAAGPDRGSGLPRVTVVAHSYGTVVVDRAAEVAGELAADALVLLGSPGMDDVASELEAEEVYEASSPMDPVTWLFDVHGTETDHGDFGATPLPVDWDTWHTWYLERDRPTLAAIGEVVADVREGD, encoded by the coding sequence ATGTCCACGCCGGCGCGGGACCTGCTGACCCTCGTCGAGCCCCGGCTCGTCGGCAGCCTGGACGGTCTGCCGGCCTGGGCGCGCGACCGGGCCAACCGGCTGCTCCTGGAGCGGGCGTTGGAGGACCCGTCCGCGGCGGGGCACGCGACGGCGGCGGTCGTGGCGGCCGAGCTCGACCGCGAGGAGGCCGCCGGCCGCCCGGTGCAGCTGTGGTCGTTCGACGCCGACGAGTCCCTGGTGGCGGTCGTCTACGGCGACCTCGACACCGCCGAGGACGTCGGGGTGTACGTGCCCGGGGTGGGCAACGACGTCGGCGACCTGGGGGACCTGGGCGACGACGCGCGGGCGGTGGCGGACGCCGCCCGCGCCGCCGCGCCCGCCGCCTCGGTGGCCACGGTCGCCTGGCTCGGGTACCGCCCGCCGGGCAGCGTCGTCGCCCCGACGGCCTGGGTGGAGGGACGGGCCGCCGTCGGTGGGGCGGCCCTCGCCGGTGACCTGGCGGGCCTCGCCGCGACGCGAGCGGCCGGTCCCGACCGCGGCAGCGGGCTCCCGCGGGTCACGGTCGTCGCCCACAGCTACGGAACGGTCGTGGTGGACCGTGCGGCGGAGGTCGCCGGTGAGCTGGCGGCCGACGCCCTGGTCCTCCTGGGCAGCCCGGGGATGGACGACGTCGCGTCGGAGCTGGAGGCCGAGGAGGTCTACGAGGCCTCCTCGCCGATGGACCCCGTCACCTGGCTGTTCGACGTGCACGGCACGGAGACCGACCACGGGGACTTCGGTGCCACGCCGCTCCCGGTCGACTGGGACACCTGGCACACCTGGTACCTCGAGCGGGACCGGCCCACCCTCGCCGCGATCGGGGAGGTGGTGGCCGACGTGCGCGAGGGCGACTGA
- a CDS encoding sodium-translocating pyrophosphatase: MPDNDLSGGDVVLVTAALVVSLAALVFAWSLVRAVLATDQGTTRMRDIARAVQEGAGAYLRRQFRTLAVFAVVVFLLLLVLPVSEGGWGTRLARAVFFLVGALFSAAVGFIGMTLATRGNVRVAAAAQSGGYRPSFRIAYRTGGVCGMITVGLGLFGASLALLLFDETAPVVLEGFAFGGALLAMFMRVGGGIFTKAADVGADLVGKVEAGIPEDDPRNAATIADNVGDNVGDCAGMAADLFESYAVTLVAALILGQVFFGADGMVFPIVVAGIGVLASVVGILASNPGKNDSSGLAPINRGFFTSAVVSLVLVVVAAFTVLPGVADVPDSVVNPQVLGFVSVLIGIVLAAAIQQLTGYFTETSRKPVRDIGRSSLTGAATVVLSGISLGLESAVYAALLIGGAVYGAFLVGGGAALYAVALAGCGLLTTAGVIVSMDTFGPVSDNAQGIAEMSGDIDEDGARVLTDLDAVGNTTKAITKGIAIATAVLAAAALFGSYNEQVRTALGDVDLAQSFSLVEPDNVVGAIIGAAVVFLFSGLAISAVSRAAGRVVFEVREQFRTRPGIMDYSERPDYSAVVDICTKDSLRELATPGLLAVLAPVAVGFGLGFGPLAAYLVGAIATGTLMAVFLANSGGAWDNAKKMVEDGEYGGKGSEAHAATVIGDTVGDPFKDTAGPAINPLLKVMNLVALLIAPAVVTLSVGEDANTTVRLLIAAAAALVVIGAVIVSKRRSVVVGGASEEPADTLTSSAT, translated from the coding sequence ATGCCGGACAATGATCTCTCCGGCGGGGACGTCGTCCTCGTGACGGCAGCCCTCGTCGTCTCGCTGGCTGCGCTCGTCTTCGCCTGGTCCCTCGTGCGCGCCGTCCTGGCCACCGACCAGGGCACCACCCGCATGCGCGACATCGCCCGGGCCGTGCAGGAGGGCGCGGGGGCCTACCTGCGGCGGCAGTTCCGCACCCTCGCGGTCTTCGCCGTGGTCGTCTTCCTGCTCCTGCTGGTGCTCCCCGTGTCCGAGGGCGGCTGGGGCACGCGGCTGGCCAGGGCCGTCTTCTTCCTCGTCGGCGCGCTGTTCTCCGCCGCCGTCGGCTTCATCGGCATGACGCTGGCCACGCGCGGCAACGTCCGTGTCGCGGCCGCCGCCCAGAGCGGTGGCTACCGGCCGTCCTTCCGCATCGCGTACCGGACCGGCGGGGTCTGCGGGATGATCACCGTCGGCCTCGGCCTGTTCGGTGCCTCCCTGGCACTGCTGCTCTTCGACGAGACCGCGCCGGTCGTCCTCGAGGGCTTCGCCTTCGGCGGCGCCCTGCTGGCCATGTTCATGCGCGTCGGCGGGGGGATCTTCACCAAGGCCGCCGACGTCGGTGCCGACCTCGTCGGGAAGGTCGAGGCCGGCATCCCCGAGGACGACCCGCGCAACGCCGCCACCATCGCCGACAACGTGGGCGACAACGTGGGTGACTGCGCCGGCATGGCCGCGGACCTCTTCGAGTCCTACGCCGTCACCCTGGTCGCCGCCCTGATCCTCGGACAGGTCTTCTTCGGCGCCGACGGCATGGTCTTCCCGATCGTCGTGGCCGGCATCGGCGTGCTGGCCTCCGTCGTCGGGATCCTCGCCAGCAACCCCGGCAAGAACGACTCCAGCGGGCTGGCGCCGATCAACCGCGGCTTCTTCACCTCCGCGGTGGTCTCCCTCGTGCTCGTCGTCGTCGCGGCCTTCACCGTGCTGCCGGGCGTGGCCGACGTCCCCGACTCGGTGGTCAACCCGCAGGTCCTCGGCTTCGTGTCCGTCCTCATCGGCATCGTCCTGGCCGCCGCGATCCAGCAGCTCACCGGCTACTTCACGGAGACCTCGCGCAAGCCCGTCCGCGACATCGGCCGCAGCTCGCTCACCGGCGCGGCGACCGTCGTCCTCTCGGGCATCTCGCTGGGCCTGGAGTCGGCGGTCTACGCCGCCCTGCTCATCGGTGGCGCGGTGTACGGCGCCTTCCTCGTCGGTGGCGGTGCAGCGCTCTACGCCGTCGCCCTGGCCGGCTGCGGCCTGCTCACCACCGCCGGCGTCATCGTCTCCATGGACACCTTCGGGCCGGTCAGCGACAACGCCCAGGGCATCGCCGAGATGTCCGGCGACATCGACGAGGACGGCGCGCGCGTGCTGACCGACCTCGACGCGGTGGGGAACACCACCAAGGCGATCACCAAGGGCATCGCCATCGCTACCGCCGTCCTGGCCGCGGCGGCGCTGTTCGGGTCCTACAACGAGCAGGTGCGCACGGCCCTCGGCGACGTCGACCTGGCGCAGTCGTTCAGCCTCGTCGAGCCGGACAACGTCGTCGGCGCGATCATCGGGGCCGCCGTCGTCTTCCTCTTCTCCGGCCTGGCCATCAGCGCCGTGTCCCGCGCCGCGGGGCGGGTCGTGTTCGAGGTCCGGGAGCAGTTCCGCACGCGGCCCGGGATCATGGACTACAGCGAGCGGCCCGACTACTCCGCCGTCGTCGACATCTGCACCAAGGACTCGCTGCGGGAGCTGGCGACCCCCGGCCTGCTCGCAGTCCTCGCCCCCGTCGCGGTCGGCTTCGGGCTGGGCTTCGGCCCGCTGGCGGCCTACCTCGTCGGCGCCATCGCCACCGGCACGCTCATGGCCGTGTTCCTCGCCAACTCCGGCGGTGCCTGGGACAACGCCAAGAAGATGGTGGAGGACGGCGAGTACGGCGGGAAGGGCAGCGAGGCGCACGCGGCGACCGTCATCGGCGACACGGTCGGCGACCCGTTCAAGGACACCGCCGGCCCCGCGATCAACCCGCTGCTCAAGGTGATGAACCTCGTCGCGCTGCTCATCGCGCCCGCGGTCGTCACGCTCTCGGTCGGCGAGGACGCCAACACCACGGTGCGGCTGCTCATCGCCGCCGCCGCGGCGCTGGTGGTCATCGGTGCGGTGATCGTGTCCAAGCGCCGCTCGGTCGTCGTCGGCGGCGCGAGCGAGGAGCCCGCCGACACGCTCACCTCCTCCGCGACCTGA
- a CDS encoding DEAD/DEAH box helicase — protein MSREAPAGAAPAVHGSAAGHGSAASSPGSVPPGAELLEDLLAGTAEEESPVTHVHRLAVRQSRTLPWPEWVDPSLRARLEQQGVREPWRHQVEAAQLAREGSSVVVATGTASGKSLAYQLPALTRLVEDPRACVLYLAPTKALARDQLASVAALADPSVRPAAYDGDTPAEERDWVRRHSRWIVTNPDMLHRGVLPAHQRWSSTLRRLAYVVIDECHAYRGVFGSHVGHVLRRLRRICRRYGADPVFVLASATVAEPAAAATRLVGAPVVAVTDDGSPRPGATFALWEPPLTEHTGEHGAPLRRSAAADTAGLLADLVERGARTLAFVRSRRSAETVAEQARRLLADRGRGDLVRRVDSYRGGYLPEERRELERALSAGDLLGVATTNALELGIDIAGLDAVVLAGYPGTLASLWQQAGRAGRAQRESLVVFVARDDPLDHYLAHHPRAVFGRPVEATVTDPANPYVLGPQLCSAAAELPLTPEDLPDFGGLVAEARLEELAAAGDLRRRPAGWYWAGRGRPDVDIRGSGGEPVAIIEGDTGRLLGTVDGGAAHSTVHTGALYVHRGDTFVVDEFDPEDACAVVHAENPEWTTVARDVTDLSIVAIERTRRLGTVTAHTGVVDVTNQVVAYQRRRAGTGEVLAEFPLDLPPRQLRTRAVWLTLDADAVARADVDDLALPGSLHAAEHAAIGILPLLATCDRWDLGGLSTALHPDTGTATVFVYDGHPGGAGFAERGYAALRRWLRATRATVASCECDSGCPSCVQSPKCGNGNDPLDKAGAVRVLDVVLDELAAEDTEDTEDTEDTGGTGDDGPAGGGTGTTHVMPTGPVRGLLRRPGVGRPAVRPEAEAGDPPTPEGPTDAGGGYVEDDLVF, from the coding sequence GTGTCCCGGGAGGCGCCGGCGGGCGCCGCGCCGGCCGTCCACGGGTCGGCCGCCGGCCACGGGTCCGCCGCGTCGTCCCCCGGCAGCGTGCCGCCGGGCGCGGAGCTGCTCGAGGACCTGCTGGCCGGCACCGCCGAGGAGGAGTCCCCGGTCACCCACGTGCACCGGCTCGCGGTGCGACAGAGCCGGACCCTGCCCTGGCCGGAGTGGGTCGACCCCTCGCTGCGCGCGCGGCTGGAGCAGCAGGGGGTGCGCGAGCCGTGGCGGCACCAGGTCGAGGCCGCCCAGCTCGCCCGCGAGGGCAGCTCGGTCGTGGTGGCCACGGGCACCGCGTCGGGCAAGTCCCTGGCCTACCAGCTGCCCGCGCTCACCCGCCTGGTCGAGGACCCGCGCGCCTGCGTCCTCTACCTCGCCCCCACCAAGGCCCTGGCCCGCGACCAGCTGGCCTCGGTGGCCGCGCTCGCCGACCCGTCGGTGCGCCCGGCGGCCTACGACGGCGACACCCCCGCCGAGGAGCGCGACTGGGTGCGCCGCCACTCGCGCTGGATCGTCACCAACCCGGACATGCTGCACCGCGGCGTGCTGCCGGCCCACCAGCGCTGGTCGTCGACCCTGCGGCGGCTGGCCTACGTCGTCATCGACGAGTGCCACGCCTACCGCGGTGTGTTCGGCTCGCACGTCGGGCACGTGCTGCGGCGGCTCCGGCGGATCTGCCGCCGCTACGGCGCCGACCCGGTGTTCGTGCTGGCCTCGGCGACCGTGGCCGAGCCGGCCGCGGCGGCGACCCGGCTGGTCGGCGCGCCTGTCGTCGCCGTCACCGACGACGGCTCGCCGCGCCCGGGCGCCACCTTCGCGCTGTGGGAGCCGCCGCTGACCGAGCACACCGGTGAGCACGGCGCGCCCCTGCGCCGGTCGGCCGCCGCGGACACCGCCGGGCTGCTGGCCGACCTGGTCGAGCGCGGCGCGCGCACGCTGGCGTTCGTCCGGTCGCGGCGCAGCGCCGAGACGGTGGCCGAGCAGGCCCGCCGGCTGCTGGCCGACCGCGGCCGCGGCGACCTCGTCCGGCGGGTCGACTCCTACCGCGGCGGCTACCTGCCCGAGGAGCGCCGTGAGCTCGAGCGCGCGCTGTCCGCGGGCGACCTGCTCGGCGTGGCCACCACCAACGCCCTCGAGCTCGGCATCGACATCGCCGGCCTCGACGCCGTGGTGCTGGCCGGCTACCCGGGCACGCTGGCCTCCCTGTGGCAGCAGGCCGGCCGCGCCGGACGCGCCCAGCGCGAGTCGCTCGTCGTCTTCGTGGCCCGCGACGACCCGCTGGACCACTACCTCGCCCACCATCCGCGGGCGGTCTTCGGCCGGCCGGTGGAGGCCACCGTCACCGACCCCGCCAACCCCTACGTCCTGGGCCCGCAGCTGTGCTCGGCGGCGGCCGAGCTCCCGCTGACCCCGGAGGACCTGCCCGACTTCGGCGGCCTCGTGGCCGAGGCCCGGCTCGAGGAACTCGCCGCCGCCGGCGACCTGCGGCGGCGACCGGCCGGCTGGTACTGGGCCGGCCGCGGACGTCCCGACGTCGACATCCGCGGCAGCGGCGGCGAGCCCGTGGCGATCATCGAAGGGGACACCGGGCGGCTGCTCGGCACCGTCGACGGCGGCGCGGCCCACTCGACCGTGCACACCGGCGCGCTCTACGTGCACCGCGGGGACACCTTCGTCGTCGACGAGTTCGACCCCGAGGACGCCTGCGCCGTCGTGCACGCGGAGAACCCGGAGTGGACGACCGTGGCCCGCGACGTCACCGACCTGTCGATCGTCGCGATCGAGCGGACGCGCCGGCTCGGCACGGTCACCGCGCACACCGGCGTCGTCGACGTGACCAACCAGGTCGTGGCCTACCAGCGGCGGCGGGCCGGCACCGGCGAGGTGCTCGCGGAGTTCCCGCTGGACCTGCCGCCGCGCCAGCTGCGCACCCGCGCGGTGTGGCTGACCCTCGACGCCGACGCGGTGGCCCGCGCGGACGTCGACGACCTGGCGCTGCCCGGCTCGCTGCACGCCGCCGAGCACGCCGCCATCGGGATCCTGCCGCTGCTGGCCACCTGCGACCGCTGGGACCTCGGCGGGCTGTCGACCGCGCTGCACCCCGACACCGGCACCGCGACGGTGTTCGTCTACGACGGGCACCCGGGCGGTGCCGGCTTCGCCGAGCGCGGGTACGCCGCCCTGCGGCGGTGGTTGCGGGCCACCCGGGCCACCGTGGCCAGCTGCGAGTGCGACAGCGGCTGCCCGTCCTGCGTCCAGTCGCCCAAGTGCGGCAACGGCAACGACCCGCTGGACAAGGCCGGCGCCGTGCGCGTGCTCGACGTCGTCCTCGACGAGCTGGCCGCCGAGGACACCGAGGACACCGAGGACACTGAGGACACCGGGGGCACCGGGGACGACGGCCCGGCCGGCGGCGGGACCGGCACCACGCACGTCATGCCGACCGGTCCGGTCCGCGGCCTGCTGCGGCGGCCCGGCGTCGGCCGGCCGGCCGTCCGTCCGGAGGCCGAGGCGGGGGATCCGCCCACCCCGGAGGGACCCACCGACGCCGGCGGCGGGTACGTCGAGGACGACCTGGTCTTCTGA
- a CDS encoding TadE family type IV pilus minor pilin produces MVTAETAVVLPVLLLVLAAVVSAVVVVGAHLRCVDAAREGARAAARGEVAAQVQALAARAAPEGAVTAVVVAGGEVRVTVSARVPPLGVGPAVGVGASAVARLEPGVAPG; encoded by the coding sequence ATGGTCACCGCAGAGACCGCCGTCGTGCTGCCGGTGCTGCTCCTCGTGCTCGCCGCGGTGGTCTCCGCCGTCGTGGTGGTCGGCGCCCACCTGCGCTGCGTCGACGCGGCCCGGGAGGGCGCCCGCGCGGCCGCGCGCGGCGAGGTCGCCGCGCAGGTGCAGGCGCTGGCGGCGCGGGCCGCTCCCGAGGGAGCGGTGACCGCGGTCGTCGTCGCGGGTGGGGAGGTGCGGGTCACCGTCAGCGCGCGGGTGCCGCCGCTGGGCGTCGGGCCGGCGGTCGGGGTCGGGGCGAGCGCCGTCGCGCGCCTGGAGCCGGGGGTGGCCCCGGGATGA
- a CDS encoding DUF4244 domain-containing protein, producing the protein MTTDHPTTDHPTTDHPTADHPTADQPPAEDSAAGDASAGGPGRLRSRWARVLATAEAGMSTAEYAVGTVAACAFAAVLYRVVTGGSVVTALGDLVDSALGVLS; encoded by the coding sequence GTGACCACCGACCACCCGACCACCGACCACCCGACCACCGACCACCCGACCGCCGACCACCCGACCGCCGACCAACCGCCTGCCGAGGACTCCGCCGCCGGTGACGCGTCCGCTGGGGGACCCGGCCGGCTGAGGAGCCGGTGGGCGAGGGTCCTCGCCACGGCCGAGGCGGGCATGAGCACCGCGGAGTACGCCGTCGGGACCGTGGCGGCGTGCGCCTTCGCCGCGGTCCTCTACCGGGTGGTGACCGGCGGCTCGGTCGTCACGGCACTGGGCGACCTGGTGGACTCCGCGCTCGGGGTCCTGTCCTGA
- a CDS encoding glycosyltransferase, producing the protein MAQPDRPEGRPLVLAGYAVAFAAAAVLFGFDRTLGVVAGALNVVFGIYFCRHLAFAVAAARWAERDLLAADVGLDTYTPPVAVLVGCKNEELVVDGMVSALLALDYPADRLTLVVVDDGSDDATGPKLDAWAAQEPRLRVLHRAPGAGGGKSGALNEALGLVDAEIVLVFDADHEPEPSSLRRLVRHFRDPVVGAVMGRCVIRNGKDSTMAGTVFVDYLSGYLVNEYGRQALFELPAYGGANCAVRMSTLRALGGWNPETVTEDTDLTLRVLMAGQRVRYDVSAIDFEEAVVSAQRFWKQRYRWARGHQKCLRDYWWPLMRTPYLSPVEKVETSLFLAVYHVPMLSGLGLLLTVLRAFGVGDLPVIGLLPLSMLLFIGPLAELCVGLLVGRVERRSAWRLLGFLPAFALSIWITSRAYVDGMLGRPYSWVKTTRSGATSTVRPAAHVPVAAPVTAVPATAPAGTRPRSFAVPSAEER; encoded by the coding sequence GTGGCTCAGCCCGACCGCCCCGAGGGCCGGCCGCTCGTGCTCGCCGGCTACGCCGTCGCCTTCGCCGCCGCCGCGGTCCTGTTCGGGTTCGACCGGACGCTGGGCGTCGTCGCCGGCGCCCTCAACGTGGTGTTCGGCATCTACTTCTGCCGGCACCTCGCCTTCGCCGTCGCCGCTGCCCGCTGGGCCGAACGCGACCTGCTCGCCGCTGACGTCGGCCTGGACACCTACACGCCGCCGGTCGCGGTGCTGGTGGGCTGCAAGAACGAGGAGCTCGTCGTCGACGGGATGGTCTCGGCGCTGCTCGCGCTGGACTACCCGGCCGACCGGCTCACCCTGGTCGTCGTCGACGACGGCTCGGACGACGCGACCGGTCCGAAGCTCGACGCCTGGGCGGCGCAGGAGCCGCGGCTGCGCGTGCTGCACCGGGCCCCGGGTGCCGGCGGGGGCAAGTCCGGGGCGCTCAACGAGGCCCTCGGCCTGGTGGACGCCGAGATCGTGCTCGTCTTCGACGCCGACCACGAGCCGGAGCCGTCGTCGCTGCGCCGGCTGGTCCGGCACTTCCGCGACCCGGTGGTCGGCGCGGTCATGGGCCGGTGCGTCATCCGCAACGGCAAGGACTCGACGATGGCCGGAACGGTCTTCGTCGACTACCTCTCCGGCTACCTCGTCAACGAGTACGGCCGGCAGGCGCTGTTCGAGCTGCCCGCCTACGGCGGCGCCAACTGCGCGGTCCGCATGAGCACGCTGCGGGCGCTCGGCGGCTGGAACCCCGAGACCGTCACCGAGGACACCGACCTGACCCTGCGCGTGCTCATGGCGGGGCAGCGGGTGCGCTACGACGTCTCGGCGATCGACTTCGAGGAGGCGGTGGTCAGCGCCCAGCGGTTCTGGAAGCAGCGCTACCGCTGGGCCCGCGGCCACCAGAAGTGCCTGCGCGACTACTGGTGGCCGCTCATGCGCACGCCGTACCTCTCCCCGGTGGAGAAGGTCGAGACGTCGCTGTTCCTCGCCGTCTACCACGTGCCGATGCTGTCCGGCCTCGGGCTGCTGCTGACCGTCCTGCGCGCCTTCGGCGTCGGGGACCTGCCGGTGATCGGGTTGCTCCCGCTGTCGATGCTGCTGTTCATCGGCCCGCTGGCCGAGCTGTGCGTCGGGCTGCTGGTCGGCCGGGTCGAGCGCCGCTCGGCCTGGCGGCTGCTCGGCTTCCTGCCCGCGTTCGCCCTGTCGATCTGGATCACCTCCCGCGCCTACGTCGACGGGATGCTCGGGCGCCCCTACAGCTGGGTGAAGACGACGCGGTCGGGCGCCACCTCGACCGTGCGGCCGGCCGCGCACGTCCCGGTCGCCGCCCCCGTGACCGCCGTTCCCGCGACCGCTCCCGCCGGCACGCGGCCGCGGTCGTTCGCCGTCCCGTCCGCGGAGGAACGGTGA
- a CDS encoding exosortase/archaeosortase family protein, producing the protein MTAAGLALPPARRRPLRGSTRRLLPVLLDLAVAAAICVLGFRYLSGPLQVLEAAWVARVLGWLAPGQASGVLPQHVLVFRDDGGIIDAVVTASCSSVLSVLGLTALTAVVLRSRKLHAVGGLVVAVGALLVLNHGRLLLSAWAGLQWGEGALVLFHDWVGTVWNLVATLGGFLLMVWITLPALERAEQDVAGRHTARRPDSWARPGLGYRAPEGEEDRGRRRRTTVTGLLHRHVLPRRLSGRLAARREAARVDYRLGHLPPDHRADRIRELAADGLGAHSASLVAVATYETDAAVLDCLAECVAARQWEPVTDARVSALRLWARGWLLARPAVDREEAARTATATQPTVPVARIPVPPTAPRSAAPAPAAPLPTAATPRPATFARPPDSETPR; encoded by the coding sequence GTGACCGCCGCAGGCCTCGCGCTGCCCCCGGCCCGGCGGCGGCCGTTGCGCGGGTCCACGCGGCGGCTGCTGCCGGTCCTGCTCGACCTCGCGGTCGCCGCGGCGATCTGCGTGCTGGGCTTCCGCTACCTGTCCGGCCCGCTCCAGGTGCTGGAGGCGGCCTGGGTCGCCCGGGTGCTCGGCTGGCTCGCGCCGGGGCAGGCGTCGGGCGTGCTGCCGCAGCACGTCCTGGTCTTCCGCGACGACGGCGGGATCATCGACGCGGTCGTCACGGCGTCGTGCTCCTCGGTGCTGTCGGTCCTCGGGCTGACCGCGCTGACCGCCGTCGTCCTGCGCAGCCGCAAGTTGCACGCCGTCGGCGGCCTGGTCGTGGCCGTCGGTGCCCTGCTGGTCCTCAACCACGGCCGGCTGCTGCTCTCGGCCTGGGCGGGGCTGCAGTGGGGCGAGGGCGCCCTCGTCCTCTTCCACGACTGGGTCGGCACGGTGTGGAACCTGGTCGCCACCCTGGGGGGCTTCCTGCTGATGGTCTGGATCACGCTGCCGGCGCTCGAGCGGGCCGAGCAGGACGTCGCGGGCCGGCACACCGCGCGGCGCCCCGACAGCTGGGCCCGCCCCGGCCTGGGCTACCGCGCTCCCGAGGGCGAGGAGGACCGGGGACGCCGGCGGCGCACCACCGTGACCGGGCTGCTGCACCGCCACGTCCTCCCGCGCCGGCTCTCGGGCCGGCTGGCCGCCCGCCGCGAGGCGGCCCGCGTGGACTACCGGCTCGGTCACCTGCCCCCGGACCACCGGGCCGACCGCATCCGCGAGCTGGCCGCCGACGGGCTGGGCGCGCACAGCGCCTCGCTCGTCGCCGTGGCCACCTACGAGACCGACGCCGCCGTCCTCGACTGCCTCGCCGAGTGCGTCGCCGCCCGGCAGTGGGAGCCGGTCACCGACGCCCGCGTCTCCGCGCTGCGCCTGTGGGCCCGCGGCTGGCTGCTCGCCCGGCCCGCCGTCGACCGGGAGGAGGCCGCCCGGACGGCGACCGCGACACAGCCGACGGTCCCGGTCGCCCGGATCCCGGTCCCGCCGACCGCGCCCCGCTCGGCAGCGCCCGCACCCGCCGCACCCCTGCCGACCGCGGCCACTCCGCGCCCCGCCACGTTCGCCCGTCCGCCCGACTCGGAGACGCCCCGGTGA
- a CDS encoding ATP-grasp domain-containing protein, with product MTSTLHPAPAPPSAGRHADTDGAGRGAVLVTGAGGPAGVAVIRRLVALGHHVVGVDADWSAAGCALATVGAIVPRADHVRFVDALVSLATAYGVDALIGTVAEELPALAAGAAQLAEAGVATWLPPADSVEVCCDKAAFARTLRDAGVPHPATTGTAAGLAAVPGPWVVKPRAGRGSRGVRLLDSRAAVAEALNDDASLIAQTRLQGREFTADSLVGRDGGLLTVVPRWRDDTRAGISVKGTTFDSPAVTDVVAAALEAVRLTGPANVQGFVADDGRATVVEINPRFSGGLPLTLAAGADVVSAYLTGIRDPRAALPHLWFTPGVRMSRYFAETYTGPDGAPVADPSAARAVSA from the coding sequence GTGACCTCGACCCTGCACCCCGCACCCGCTCCCCCGTCCGCGGGACGCCACGCCGACACCGACGGCGCCGGCCGCGGAGCCGTGCTCGTCACCGGCGCAGGGGGCCCGGCCGGCGTGGCGGTCATCCGCCGCCTGGTGGCCCTCGGGCACCACGTCGTCGGCGTCGACGCCGACTGGTCGGCCGCCGGCTGCGCCCTGGCCACGGTCGGCGCGATCGTCCCGCGCGCGGACCACGTGCGCTTCGTCGACGCGCTCGTCTCCCTGGCGACGGCGTACGGCGTCGACGCGCTGATCGGCACGGTCGCCGAGGAGCTGCCCGCCCTGGCCGCCGGGGCCGCACAGCTGGCCGAGGCCGGCGTCGCCACCTGGCTGCCGCCGGCGGACAGCGTCGAGGTGTGCTGCGACAAGGCCGCCTTCGCCCGGACGCTGCGCGACGCCGGGGTCCCGCACCCGGCGACCACCGGGACCGCCGCCGGGCTGGCCGCCGTGCCCGGCCCCTGGGTGGTCAAGCCGCGCGCCGGCCGCGGGAGCCGCGGGGTGCGCCTGCTCGACAGCCGGGCCGCGGTCGCCGAGGCCCTGAACGACGACGCCTCGCTCATCGCGCAGACCCGGCTGCAGGGACGCGAGTTCACCGCCGACAGCCTGGTCGGCCGCGACGGGGGCCTGCTCACCGTCGTGCCGCGCTGGCGCGACGACACGAGGGCGGGGATCTCGGTCAAGGGCACCACCTTCGACTCCCCCGCCGTCACCGACGTGGTCGCGGCGGCTCTCGAGGCGGTGCGGCTGACCGGCCCGGCGAACGTGCAGGGCTTCGTCGCCGACGACGGCCGGGCGACCGTCGTGGAGATCAACCCGCGCTTCTCCGGCGGGCTGCCGCTGACGCTGGCCGCGGGCGCCGACGTCGTCAGCGCCTACCTGACCGGCATCCGGGACCCGCGGGCCGCGCTGCCGCACCTGTGGTTCACCCCCGGCGTCCGCATGAGCCGCTACTTCGCCGAGACCTACACCGGACCGGACGGCGCGCCGGTGGCCGACCCCTCCGCCGCACGGGCGGTGTCCGCGTGA